The Deltaproteobacteria bacterium DNA segment GTACGGAATTCATTATTTCCGCGCCGTCCTCTATGACACAGTTATCGCCGATTACGCTGTTGGTGATGCCAGCACCGCCGCGCACAGAGCAATTTTTACCGATGATAACAGTGCCCTCGGCCTTTAGCGATATATCGACCTTGGAAGACTCTCCGACCCAGAGCCCTTTTCTTCCGGTTTCCTTGCCGTCTATGTTGACCTTCACAGCGCCGTTTAGAATATCCATGTTGGCAAGGAGGTACTCATCGAGGCTGCCAACGTCCTTCCAGTAGCCCTCTGCTATGTAGCCGTAAATGGCCTTTTTGTCACGAAGTAGCGCGGGAAAGAGGTCTTTACTGAAATCGAACTCAGAGCCCTCGGGGATATAGTCGTAGACCTCTTTTTCGAGTATGTAGATGCCGGTGTTGATGGTATCGCTAAACACCTCGCCCCATGACGGCTTCTCGAGGAATCTCTCGATTCTGCCGTCGTCTCCGGTTATGACTATGCCGAAGGAGAGCGGGTCTTTTACGCGCGTAAGAACGATTGTTGCTGCGGCCTTGTTTTTCCTGTGGAACTCGATTGCCTTTGTCAGGTCTATGTCGGTCAGCACGTCGCCGCTTATGACGAGTGTGGTTCCGGCGTCCTTACTCCTCATTGCATTGGCAACACTTCCGGCAGTGCCAAAGTCCGCTGCGGCAGAGACGTAGTCGATTTTAACGCCCATGTGCGAGCCGTCTTTTAAGTGGTCTACTATTGCCTCCGGCTGGAAGTAAAGAAGGGCGGTAAGGTCCTTGATGCCGTGGCCTTTTAGCAACTCGACGATATGGTCTATCATCGGCCTGCCGGCCATCGGAACCATTGGTTTTGGAAGATTGTTGGTAAGGGGCCTAAGCCTCGTGCCAAAACCGCCTGCCATGATAACGCACCTCATGCGTTAACCCTCCCCTGTATTTAGTTTTTTCAGCTGAAATACGAAAAGGCGCGAAACAAAGCAACTCCTTATAATTTAACACAAAATACGCAGTAGTCAAGCCGTGGCAGCGCAAAAACGCGTAAAAATCGCGCAATTTAAAACCTGCTTACCCGAATTTACTTGACTTTTTTACTCAAATAAATATACTACTGCCATATAAAGCTGGTATCTTCGATACTATAGCGCATGGAAAAGCAGACAATAATTGCCGTAGCAGTGTTCCTCGTTGTCTACGGCCTACTTATCTGGGATAAGATAGAGCGCGCCATAGTATCGCTTCTTGGCGCATCCATCATCATCCTGCTAGGCGTCCTTGACCAGGACACCGCCGTAGCGGGCGTGGACTTCAACACCATAGGCCTTCTCATCGGCATGATGATAACGGTGAACATCTGCCAGAAGACCGGCATGTTCCAGTATCTCGCCATCCGCAGCGCCAAGCTCGCAAAGGGCAAGCCCTGGCGCATACTCGTTTACCTCACTATACTAACGGCCCTTCTCTCGGCACTACTCGACAACGTGACAACGGTGCTCCTTATAGCGCCGATAACGCTCCTCATAGCCGACGAACTAAGGCTTACGCCCTACCCGTTTCTCTTTGCCGAAATAACAGCATCGAATATCGGCGGCACGGCGACTCTCATAGGAGACCCGCCAAACATCATGATAGGAAGCGCTGCAAAGCTCTCGTTCATGGATTTTGTAGTAAACGTCGCGCCTGCGGTTCCGTTCGTGCTTATATGCTACATAGGTGTGTTGTGGCTGGTGTTTGGCAAGAAAATGAAAGTCGACGAGGCGCACAGACAGCGTATCCTCGCCTTCAGGGAAGAAGACGCAATCAAGGACGGCCGTAGCCTGAAAATCTGCATCGGCGTGCTGATAGCGGTCGTCGCCGGGTTCGTGCTGCACTCAACGCTGCATCTTGAGGCAGCTACAATCGCAATAGCAGGAGCAACTATTTTGCTGCTCCTTACAAGAGAAAGCTTCCACGACATGTCGCTGAAGGTCGAATGGACAAGCATATTCTTCTTTGTCGGGCTCTTTATCCTTGTGCACGGTCTTGTGGAAACAGGCGTCATCAAATACTTCGCCCAAAAAATGCTTACCGCCACGGGAGGCGATTTATCCGTTACCGCGTACTCCATAATCTGGGGCTCTGCAGTACTTAGCGCCTTTGTAGACAACATACCGTTCGTTGCTACTATGATACCTCTATTAAACGACCTTGCCACTCACATGGGTGGGGCCGAGGCCATAAAGCCACTATGGTGGGCGTTATCTCTCGGCGCATGTCTTGGCGGCAACGGCACCATAATCGGCGCGAGCGCGAACGTCATAGTGGCGGGGATATCGGCAAAGAGCGGCCATCCGATAGGATTTGTAAAGTTCATGCTCCTTGCCTTCCCTCTCATGCTCGCATCCGTTGCCATAGGCAACCTTTACATATATCTTAGATTTTTCCTATAGGCGGCCGATTTCGCTTTTCGAGCGCGGCGTTTTTTGTTAAACTATCAAGCACGAGGTAAAACATGAAGGCATCGGAACTGATGACAACGACCGTAGTGACAGTAACAGCCGACAATACCGTCGGCGACGCCGTGCATCTTTTGGCCGAGCACAGGGTGCGCCAAATCCCAATCGTAGACGCAGAAAAAAAGGTATTCGGGCTAATAACCTCGCGTATCCTCATGCGCGCCATACTGCCGCGCTACATAACAAAGGGCTATCTAAAGGACGTCATGTTCGCCCCTGAGCTCGAGCAGTTCACGGACGGCCTGAACGCGATAAAGGACAAGAAGATATCCGACTTCATAAAAGAAGACCCTAAGCTCGTAAAGACCGGCTACGCATGCGTAGGGCCAGATACCACGGCAATGGAAATAGCCGCACTCTTCGTGAACTCCGACATTCCGGTCGACAGGATAATGGTCGTTGACGAGGGCAAAAAGCTCCTCGGCCTTATCTCACCGGTAGATCTATTCCGTAAGAAGCAAGCGTGACACTCTAAGCCTGGCGGACAGGGGCCGTACGCCGCGCTGACGCGCACGGCATCCCCAAACCGCATTGCATATAAATGGACAAACACACCGTCATAGCGCTTGCCATTTTCGCGGCAGCATACGCCCTTCTTATCTGGGATAAGATAGACAGGGCCGTGGTGGCGCTCCTTGGCGCCATGATACTCTTAACACTTGGCGTAATGAACCAGGAGGCCGCGCTCCACGGCATAGACTTTAACACCCTCGGGCTTCTAATCGGCATGATGGTGATTGTCGGCATCACGCAGAAAACCGGCGTGTTCCAGTACCTGGCAATCAAATGCGCAAAGCTTGCAAAGGGCGAGCCGTGGCGAATTCTTGTTTACCTCTCTATATTAACGGCGATTCTCTCTGCTATACTCGATAACGTAACAACGGTGCTCCTCATAGCGCCGATAATGCTCCTCATCACCGATGAATTGAAAATTTCGCCTTACCCGTTCCTTTTCTCCCTTATAACGGCCTCGAACATCGGCGGCGCTGCGACCCTTATCGGAGACCCGCCAAACATCATGATAGGCAGCGCCGTGGGGCTGACCTTTATGGACTTTCTTATCTACGTTGCGCCGCTGATGCCGTTTATAATGATTGCGACATTCGCCGTGCTCTACGTCATATTCGGCAGGAAGATGCGGGTCGACAACGCTTTAAAGCAAAAGATAATGAGCTTTCGCGAAATAGAGGCCATAAAGAACCCGAAGCTCCTTAAAAAAAGCCTCTTTGTCCTCGGCCTTACCGTAACCGGCTTCATACTGCACGGTGTGCTGCACCTGGAGGCCGCAACAATCGCGCTCTTTGGAGCTTCACTTCTCATGCTCATAACAAACGCCGATTTCCATAAGACAATGGAAACGGTCGAGTGGCCAACCATTTTCTTCTTTGCCGGGCTTTTCGTGATAGTCCACGGCCTTGTTGAAACAGGCGTAATCGGGCTTCTCGCAAATAAGCTCATCGCCGCAACGCAGGGAGATGCGCGCACAACGGCCTTCTACGTGCTCTGGGGCTCTGCAGTGCTTAGCGCAATAGTCGACAACATCCCCTACGTGGCAACGATGATACCTCTGATAGAGCAGATGACGCCGTATTACGCGGGCGGCGAGACAGCGGTAAGGCCCATCTGGTGGGCGCTCTCGATAGGCGCATGCATTGGCGGCAACGGCTCGATAATCGGCGCCTCTGCAAACGTCATAGTGGCAGGGTTTGCCGCAAGAAGCGGCCACCCCATAGGGTTTGTCAAATTCATGGCCCTTGCCTTCCCTCTGATGCTTTTTGGCATACTGATAAGCCACGCATACATTTATCTTTTCCTTCTTTAACATTAACCACAAAAACATTTGCTTCACGCCGTATTTCGTGTATAATGTAATACATACACACCTCGCGGCAGCGGCAAACTAAAATGACGGCAGCGCATTTAATGGCAGTCAGGCCCGTTACCATAGGGCCCGGGACAACGCTTGACGAGGCAGCCAGAACTCTAACAAAAGACAACCTGGAGCAAGTTCCGGTAACGGATGCCGACGGCAAGGTGCTCGGGCTTTTGACGATCGATGCCATTATAATGGCGTCGATAAAGAGCGTAGCCAAGGGCAGTTCGGCGGATTTCTGCAGCTGTTTCGACACACTCTGCGGCATGACCGCAGCCGATTTTGCAGCACGGCAGCAAGAGAATACGCCTTCTGACTTTTCATGCATAGGCCCTGAGGCGTCCCTTGCCGAAGTGGCAAGGCTTTTACTTAACGGCAAAAACCGGGTGCTTCTGGTAACGGACAACGCAACACGGCTTCTTGGCGTTATATCGGCAACGGATGTCGTTAGGCGCTTAAACACCGGGAAGTAATAAGCAGCATACACATGCCACGGACCCTGCTTATGCAGCGTAACAGGGCTTGTGAAACATCTCGAAAAGACAGACGACAAACAAGCGGTACCGAAAAAAGCCAGGACAACCGGCCAAGGGCACAGGCATATCCGTACCCTCGCGCCAAAGGGTTTTGCAGGCACAATCGGCCGCACACTTATACGGAGAAAGGGGAATACTACATGGGCGTGAAATTCGGTGATGTGATGGGAAGGATGAAGCTGTCGTCCGGGCTCAAGAACGACTCGAAGGTGGCAAGGGCGCTCGGCATAACGCCGCAGGCAATATCGAACTACCGTAAGCGCGGCAACATACCGGCGGACGTGCTTCTAAAGTTCTCGGAAGCCTTCGGGGTATCGGTTGACTGGCTCGTAAACGGGGACGGCGAGATATTCAAAAAAGGCGTTACTCCCCTGGCTATCGACAAGGCAGCGCTTAGAGAGGCTGTTATGGAGTACGGCGACATAACGTCCTTTGCCGACCTCTCGAGGCTCGACCCGGACGAGCTCGTGACCATGGGAAAGCTTCTAAAGATACTTCGTGACGGAGAAGAGAACTCGGTTGCGGCGCTAAAAAACCTGCTCGACTCCTTCGCAAGGACAACTAAGAACAGCCAGAGCAGAAAAGCAGCGCACGCCTGAGCGCCAAACGGTTACAAACCATTTCATTTACGCTGCGGCTGTTGTAAAATAGAACAATGGAACTTACCGCTAAAAACAACGCCGCGGCCCTGATGGGCATATACGTCCACGTCCCTTACTGCGTAAAAAAATGCCTGTACTGCGACTTCAACTCAAAAGCCGTCAAAACATTTGACAGTGAAATTTATGCCCGGGCAATAAAGCTGGAGATGGAGACGAAAACAGCGGCATGTTCGCCGGAAACGAGACTTAACACCCTCTACATCGGCGGCGGCACGCCCTCGGTACTCTCGCCAAAGGCAATCGAAACGATAATAAACACGGCAAGAACCACCCTCTCCCCGGTAAGCGGCAACATCGAGATAACGCTCGAAGCAAACCCCGATACCATAGACAGAGAAAAACTTGCCTCTTACAAAGAGGCCGGGGTAAACAGGATAAGCCTTGGCATACAGTCGCTAAACGACTTTGAGCTCAAAACCCTTGGCAGGCCGCACGACGTAACAGCCGCCCTTATGGCATTTGACGCGGCAAGAGCCGCGGGGTTCGATAATATCTCGATAGACCTGATGTTCGCCCTGCCAGGCCAGGACATGAAGACCTGGGAAGAGACACTTAAAAAGGCCATGGGCCTTGCCCCTGAGCATGTCTCCATATACGGGCTTACGATCGAAGACAACACGCCCTTTGGCATGTCCCGTAAGGATATAGAAGTAACCATGCCCATGGAGGATGAGCAGATCCTCATGTACAAGGGCGCGGTTCAGATGCTAACGGACTTTGGGCTCCGGCACTACGAAATATCTAACCTCGCAAAGCCCGGCATGGAGAGCAGGCATAATTCCGGGTACTGGAACTCTACACCCTATATCGGGCTTGGCCCGGGGGCGCATTCATACTACGCGCCAACGAACGGTCAAGAAGGCTTTGGAAAACGCCTCTGGAACGAGCAGGATACCGATAAATACCTCCGTAGCGCCCTGGACGGACGCTCAACCGTTGCCGGAGAGGAAGCGCTCTCAAAGG contains these protein-coding regions:
- the hemW gene encoding radical SAM family heme chaperone HemW — protein: MELTAKNNAAALMGIYVHVPYCVKKCLYCDFNSKAVKTFDSEIYARAIKLEMETKTAACSPETRLNTLYIGGGTPSVLSPKAIETIINTARTTLSPVSGNIEITLEANPDTIDREKLASYKEAGVNRISLGIQSLNDFELKTLGRPHDVTAALMAFDAARAAGFDNISIDLMFALPGQDMKTWEETLKKAMGLAPEHVSIYGLTIEDNTPFGMSRKDIEVTMPMEDEQILMYKGAVQMLTDFGLRHYEISNLAKPGMESRHNSGYWNSTPYIGLGPGAHSYYAPTNGQEGFGKRLWNEQDTDKYLRSALDGRSTVAGEEALSKEQAITEAVLTGLRVINGIDSAAFERRFGVELSEYLDLKTLTEAGLIRTKGQAVALSIEGILLSNEIFASIGPVTS
- a CDS encoding ArsB/NhaD family transporter, translating into MEKQTIIAVAVFLVVYGLLIWDKIERAIVSLLGASIIILLGVLDQDTAVAGVDFNTIGLLIGMMITVNICQKTGMFQYLAIRSAKLAKGKPWRILVYLTILTALLSALLDNVTTVLLIAPITLLIADELRLTPYPFLFAEITASNIGGTATLIGDPPNIMIGSAAKLSFMDFVVNVAPAVPFVLICYIGVLWLVFGKKMKVDEAHRQRILAFREEDAIKDGRSLKICIGVLIAVVAGFVLHSTLHLEAATIAIAGATILLLLTRESFHDMSLKVEWTSIFFFVGLFILVHGLVETGVIKYFAQKMLTATGGDLSVTAYSIIWGSAVLSAFVDNIPFVATMIPLLNDLATHMGGAEAIKPLWWALSLGACLGGNGTIIGASANVIVAGISAKSGHPIGFVKFMLLAFPLMLASVAIGNLYIYLRFFL
- a CDS encoding helix-turn-helix domain containing protein; this translates as MGVKFGDVMGRMKLSSGLKNDSKVARALGITPQAISNYRKRGNIPADVLLKFSEAFGVSVDWLVNGDGEIFKKGVTPLAIDKAALREAVMEYGDITSFADLSRLDPDELVTMGKLLKILRDGEENSVAALKNLLDSFARTTKNSQSRKAAHA
- a CDS encoding CBS domain-containing protein; this encodes MKASELMTTTVVTVTADNTVGDAVHLLAEHRVRQIPIVDAEKKVFGLITSRILMRAILPRYITKGYLKDVMFAPELEQFTDGLNAIKDKKISDFIKEDPKLVKTGYACVGPDTTAMEIAALFVNSDIPVDRIMVVDEGKKLLGLISPVDLFRKKQA
- a CDS encoding ArsB/NhaD family transporter encodes the protein MDKHTVIALAIFAAAYALLIWDKIDRAVVALLGAMILLTLGVMNQEAALHGIDFNTLGLLIGMMVIVGITQKTGVFQYLAIKCAKLAKGEPWRILVYLSILTAILSAILDNVTTVLLIAPIMLLITDELKISPYPFLFSLITASNIGGAATLIGDPPNIMIGSAVGLTFMDFLIYVAPLMPFIMIATFAVLYVIFGRKMRVDNALKQKIMSFREIEAIKNPKLLKKSLFVLGLTVTGFILHGVLHLEAATIALFGASLLMLITNADFHKTMETVEWPTIFFFAGLFVIVHGLVETGVIGLLANKLIAATQGDARTTAFYVLWGSAVLSAIVDNIPYVATMIPLIEQMTPYYAGGETAVRPIWWALSIGACIGGNGSIIGASANVIVAGFAARSGHPIGFVKFMALAFPLMLFGILISHAYIYLFLL
- a CDS encoding CBS domain-containing protein, with amino-acid sequence MAVRPVTIGPGTTLDEAARTLTKDNLEQVPVTDADGKVLGLLTIDAIIMASIKSVAKGSSADFCSCFDTLCGMTAADFAARQQENTPSDFSCIGPEASLAEVARLLLNGKNRVLLVTDNATRLLGVISATDVVRRLNTGK